CCATAGGGGGACTATATGGGCGTAAGGGTATTCAacacacccctaggctagataccatgtagtcccagatagccatgtagaggtagcaccttatagagagataccgaccaCATTAGCTAGGCGTAAGGAACCTCTAGGCCTTTAATGAAAGGACGACGAACCGgtgaaacccaaggggcaagccccaAGGGACTAAGATTAGAACCAAATGTCCTAGAACCGAGGTAGGAAATCGTGGGAATTCTGTTAAACtaagatgcgaagagagcctacaagtaggtggcttacagagtataatttttatactcattcctttctaccTTCCTTTTTGTTAGGTGCTGGTTGAGGTGGAGGAGCGTTGGAGAGCTGTGCGGTCACAAAGGGGGTCGTTccggagcgtcagtcccttGTCGTTCttgagtcttttgtattttttcttaataattgtATTTCCGTTggaaatatttagttttaattttgtattcgtaatttcttttttattaatttgaaacaaaaattttctctattttgctttaattaaatgacatttttaccttttactttactatttattccttttttgtttgttttcgatttcatctttttagtcacGACTCGACTTTTCGAATCCTCAAAAATTGGGTCGTGACAAgctcttaaattaattttaatagcGGAAGTTCACGTGGTAGTTTATTGTCAGAACAATGTACGATGCATGAAACAAACTTATTGAGCTATCTCATCTGCTTCCACCGATAAAGTAAATGCAGCTATAGTCAACCTGGCACCAACTCCAACGACCCTAAATCTAGAATATTTGTTTCAGATCCCGTAGTTGTAAAATTGAAATGTCATTCATTTAAGATAGAGAACAAATCACTCAacgagaaagagagagaaaatgctcAATACACTCTCTTATCTGCTTTCTCTtagggtttttaaaacacgtctgctagggagaagctTCGAGAGGCCAGTGTCcccattggcacaccgcccagtgcttgattctgataccatttgtaacagttcaagcccaccacttgtaaatattgccctctttaaacttttctttcaagggcttcccctcaaagtttttaaaacgttttcACACCTTTGTAAAGAATATTTGGTTCCCTTCtacgacgtggaatctcacaaataGTCAAACTAATTTTGGAATAATTTAGAACTATTATGGAGGATCATgaactaaattgttatttgtaaaattttaaggttaaaatagaaatacaaCCTAAACTTGAGGAACCAAATCGAAAATTAATCTATGTCATGaaaatatgttatgttatcGTTGTTACTTGATGCATGAACCTCTATGTACTACACCATGTGAACTAGTCCTATGCCTATGAGACATTAGAAAACCATGTATGTTAATCATGAACAATATGACAAGAATCCAATATCTCATACGAATTGTGTCAAGGAAAAGAATATAGGTATCTATTTGAATGTTATGGGACCTTATGTATTtgatatgacacgtgcatcgAGATATTTTTCCATTATGTTTAGTACGAACACATACCTTATAATATCTATGTtcaccatgatattatgtGAGCCCTCTCTCCATGACGTTCGATAGCATGAACTTGTGCTAGCCCGGCGAGCCAGACCTAGAGGGCACTTATACAAACTTGTCTGGTAGGTCCATGTGCATGTGTGGGTCATGTATAGAGATACTACACGTCCAATCCTACAAAAACTAGAAAGCAGAGCTCAAGGTCATGTCATAATGTCTTTAtgaaaagataggtcccaccaCTATTGCTTGTGTTTGCTATATAATAAGCTAGTTAACTTGAGCAAATTCTCGGTACGTATATGTGATCAACATGCACAACAATTTCATCGTCACATACATCATATTCAAAATGTCTTACTCTCTTAAAAGATCTTTAACCGTTACCTCGACAATGATACCAACGACATCTACGCCAAGGGATAAGTCAATTTGAACGTtacaaaagaaagataaagaagaagaacgatCCTGCTAGTCAATAAGAACACTGTGATAGAGGTTACGAGTTAGAAAGTTCAATTTTAGTAATGGAGACAATAACATCCCATTAATTTTCACGTATCCATAtatgttaatttaataatatacaaTGATacataaacttttattaataatttaattaaaaaatttagaagattaaaaatcaaaagaattaaaattaaatatatgatatagggacaaaaatgtaattcaacaaaataaataaataaataaataatcaataaaaaaagaatataaaacaGACTAAACTCTGAATTCTCTTCAATTCCATTTCcccatttttcatttccatcTCAAAGATCTCTAATCGCCGGAATTCCCTCACCGGCGATGGCCTCCGTCTGCATATCCGAATGCATCAACGACACCTGTATTATCCCCGCCGGCCGGCCGACGTATTTCAGCTTGCAGCGGTGgccggaggaggaggatggGTCTGTAGAGCCCCGTCGGCCACGGCTGAGAGCGGCAGACGGGATCTCTCGCCGGCAAATGTACTTGAGGAGCTACACCTTCTCAAGGGAGGACACCGAAGTCCATGAGAGTACAGCGCAGACCTGCCTTGGGAAGCTCAAGCGGCGACGGAGGCCGGCAGAGATCCGCGGCGGCGGAAGGAGGAGCCGCTGTTTCGCCATCGTGAGGGCCGCCGCTGCGAAGGCTTCTTCCGGCGCCTTGCTCTCCATGTTCCGGCGGTTGCTTTCTTGCGTGGCGAAAGTTGACGGTCGTAAGTGAATTTGTGAAATCAAACGTTGtttgtcttcttctttggttttttttttggtatgaaaaatgaataaaaatttgtaacaattaataattttctgtCTTGTTAATGTATATATTTGTCTTGTTGTAATGTTTTcatatgttttatgttttatttaataaaattagagatttaatgaataatagtttaattaattaacactATTATGAACAATGGAGAGTTTAAATTgattcatttataaaattttgattttaaattgatattattAGTTTAGATTTTAATTGATACTCCCTTAAGATTTATGGTAAAAAATGATTCATTTATGTATTTGTATTCATGATCtttacttttaacttttaacgtgaatataaataattttttagggTAGAAGAGAAAATAGATAGATAACAGTATTTTCGATGCGTATCCACTTCCACCTGGTCGGTTGCATAGATCACACTTATACGAGAATGAATATACCTATATAGCCACGTCCTATTGACATCAATTGCATATATTCAACATATAATTCTCTCCATGGATACTTAAATTTGAAGAGACATGATGCGACCAAGGAGGatggtgcatcatctaacacaccaaGAGTGTGCATTGAAGCTAAGTCGAGACATATGCAAAGTTTGAGAGAATGAAGCGACACGAGTGTGAAGACAAGCTCGAAAAGTGTTGGGTGATGCAGCTCGAGAATTAAGTTCGTcgatatgaaagatgaaaccTCACCAAATTTAATGTCAAACATATGTTCGTTCGCCAAAAAGACGTATGCTTAAGAAGGATtggaaatgcctcaaaatgtattatacGAGAGGTATGATGTCAGCTCTCTAACACAATTGGTGATACGATTGTGCCCCGAGAaagtcatcgaggacgatgaTTAAGTTAAATGGGAAGAGTGTCCCAACCTCACTGAAAGAAAGTAGATTGTGAACCCCACAAATCAAGACAAACAAGGGACGACCCTCAAGTGGCACCCATCCTACCACATGAACACCAAAATTGAGAAGCATCCGtcccaaagagaaaaataagaatttataaaataaaaaatgtctaaacaaaatagaaaaataaatattattggtTATAGCtccatttttatataaatatataaaaaaaaattataaatccattttttaaagtGTATTTAATGTCAATTATCTATATTTGACTGATTTGATATAGAAATTGATgtgacaaaattatatatgattgtattttctttttataatttttaatgaacataatattaatattaagtCAATGAATAATTGGAATTTTTGTGGtcattattcattttaaaagtatatcaaacttattgaatttttttcatttactgTTTTACTATTCTgacagtaaaaaaatatacaaactgagttaaaagattataaatgaaattaaaaaaaaaaacaattacaaggataaatatcttttaaaaaattaagataaataaataaagtgcAATCTTTCAGTGTTGCAACTTAAAAGTAAAACATataccaacaaaattaaaaattaaaaattaaaaaattttactttaataattatattttttaaaaataaattaaaaccccaattatttttttaagtcaaCTTAATTTGTGacacataaaatttaaaaaacggACGCCGGCCTcgatttatttaaattgaattattgaaaCCAATAATTGTACGAAAATCTGCCACGTGTACCTCTAATATAACTCCTTTGGGCCACGTGTAAGAGGTCCATAATGctacaaatataatttatacgctttgttctttctaatttcttagttaattatataaataaagttagTCGATCACTATCATTTTAAAGGTCGGTGATTAATTTGTTATAATTGTtgatcttaaaaataaataaataaataaaattggttctaataaacaaataacatTTACTATCGAATAATATGATGAGAGATGAGATGGATATGAAAATCAACATTATCATaactgaaaatgaaaatgagtcGATGTGCTTGTTTTAATGAGCCTAACTTAGAACACTTTATTCGAAGGTATTTAGGTTTATGTCTCGATTGACggtataaaaataagataagtAATTCAACAACAATTAGTCTATCAAATTTATCTCCTGATTGACTTTGCATTGTTGTTGAAGGTCATGAGAGATTGTCGGTCCAGGTAAGTTAACAACCTAGAAGTAGAGGGAAAGATTTTAAATGTATTAACTTGGTTGATGTTGATTTAAACCTTCTGATTTCTCACGTAACGAAAATTGGACttttcgagaaaaaaaaaaacgagctGAAAAACCTATGTATGTATACTTGCNTAAACCTTCTGATTTCTCACGTAACGAAAATTGGACttttcgagaaaaaaaaaaaaaacgagctGAAAAACCTATGTATGTATACTTGCTCTCAAAGACAGCTTTCAGTTATGACTATTGGGTGTCTCAAGCTCTTCCAATTTTTTACTAGTAATCTTTGGGTCATGATAAACCGCTCAAGtacactgctagcagatattatccgctttatccgttacgtatcgttgtcagcctcacagttttaaaacgcatctactttGGAGGTTTGCACATCCTTGTatggaatgcttcgttccagtcaccaaccgatgtgagatctcacaatccacttcctttggggtctagcgtcctcgtcgatacaccgcctggtgtctggctctaataccaattgtgagatcccacgtcgattggagaggagaacgaaacatttcttataaaaatgtggaaaactctccatagcagacgcattttagaaccgc
This genomic interval from Cucurbita pepo subsp. pepo cultivar mu-cu-16 chromosome LG20, ASM280686v2, whole genome shotgun sequence contains the following:
- the LOC111782795 gene encoding uncharacterized protein LOC111782795 gives rise to the protein MASVCISECINDTCIIPAGRPTYFSLQRWPEEEDGSVEPRRPRLRAADGISRRQMYLRSYTFSREDTEVHESTAQTCLGKLKRRRRPAEIRGGGRRSRCFAIVRAAAAKASSGALLSMFRRLLSCVAKVDGRK